In one window of Hymenobacter nivis DNA:
- a CDS encoding cytochrome c oxidase subunit 3, whose amino-acid sequence MNPIETFSEKEVGLGWHPKRVLLILLMVSSTMIFASLTSGFIVRRDEGNWREFDLPTIMGINTIVIALSSIALQWAYSSAKKDEIGRVKIGLALTLGLGLVFLVGQWICWGDLVAGRTFFGGIDANVSGSFVYVLMGMHAFHLLAGLIFLAVVLRRTFNYQVHSRALLSIGNVSILWHFLGALWLYLYLFLLLNH is encoded by the coding sequence ATGAATCCCATCGAAACCTTCTCAGAAAAGGAAGTCGGCCTGGGCTGGCACCCTAAACGTGTGTTGCTGATTTTGCTCATGGTGTCGAGCACCATGATTTTTGCTTCGCTTACCAGTGGTTTCATCGTGCGGCGAGACGAAGGCAACTGGCGTGAGTTCGACCTGCCCACCATTATGGGCATCAACACCATTGTAATTGCCTTGAGCAGCATTGCTTTGCAGTGGGCTTACAGCTCGGCCAAAAAAGATGAAATAGGCCGGGTCAAAATTGGCTTGGCACTCACCTTAGGGCTCGGGCTGGTATTTTTGGTCGGGCAATGGATATGCTGGGGCGACCTAGTGGCAGGCCGTACCTTTTTCGGTGGAATTGACGCTAACGTGTCTGGCTCGTTTGTATACGTGCTCATGGGCATGCACGCTTTCCACTTACTTGCGGGGCTGATTTTCCTGGCAGTTGTATTGCGCCGAACCTTTAACTATCAGGTGCATTCGCGGGCATTATTGTCCATCGGCAACGTTTCCATCCTGTGGCACTTTTTGGGAGCTCTTTGGCTGTACCTGTATTTGTTCTTACTTTTGAACCACTAA
- the cyoE gene encoding heme o synthase produces the protein MIKARAYFQLLKFRLSLTVAFSSAIGYMLRVAEFRWTNVLLVMLGGLLVTGAANIINQVHEKDLDKLMTRTAKRPLPLGIISPAEAWVFCVLLGVSGLALLALQFNYLTAALSLLSLVLYGFVYTPLKTISPVCVAVGALPGGLPPLIGWVAGMGPAATFAAMGPQPWVLFGIQFMWQFPHFWAIAWVADDDYKRAGFKMLPSPGKRDLRTAFQIMTYTLLLIPLSLLPLEFNIAGRISAGVAVVCGVLFLLLTFQLMRTQDRKAALRIMFASFLYLPIVQIALVLDKIQ, from the coding sequence ATGATCAAGGCCCGCGCCTATTTTCAGCTGCTTAAATTCCGGCTTTCGCTCACAGTGGCGTTTTCCAGTGCTATTGGCTACATGCTACGGGTAGCGGAATTCCGCTGGACGAATGTACTGTTAGTGATGCTGGGCGGACTACTGGTAACGGGAGCAGCCAACATCATCAACCAGGTCCACGAAAAGGATTTGGACAAGCTGATGACCCGCACGGCTAAGCGGCCACTTCCGCTCGGTATCATATCACCGGCCGAGGCATGGGTCTTTTGCGTGTTGTTGGGCGTTTCCGGGCTGGCACTGCTAGCGTTGCAGTTTAACTACCTCACGGCGGCGCTGTCACTGCTGTCGTTGGTGTTATATGGGTTTGTGTATACGCCACTCAAAACCATTTCGCCCGTTTGCGTGGCGGTGGGGGCCCTGCCAGGTGGGTTGCCTCCCCTTATTGGCTGGGTTGCAGGCATGGGCCCCGCAGCTACGTTTGCGGCCATGGGCCCCCAGCCGTGGGTGTTGTTTGGTATTCAGTTTATGTGGCAATTTCCGCACTTTTGGGCCATTGCCTGGGTGGCCGATGACGATTACAAGCGAGCTGGATTCAAGATGCTGCCTTCGCCAGGTAAACGCGACCTGCGTACGGCTTTTCAGATAATGACCTATACGCTGCTGCTTATCCCATTGAGCTTGCTGCCGCTCGAATTCAATATTGCCGGCCGTATTTCGGCGGGCGTGGCGGTGGTGTGCGGCGTGCTGTTTTTGCTGCTCACGTTTCAACTCATGCGCACCCAGGACCGCAAGGCCGCGTTGCGCATCATGTTTGCTTCTTTTTTATATCTACCCATCGTACAAATTGCGCTGGTGTTGGACAAAATACAGTAG
- a CDS encoding COX15/CtaA family protein — protein sequence MQNAAYRRFRFVGLLTVVAIYLLILVGGVVRSTGSGMGCPDWPKCFGTWVPPTDISQLPANYKEVYTAQRVAKNQKLALTLQRMGFAQVAGSIFAHPTQYIETDFNPVKTWIEYVNRLLGALIGVFVFLTAVFAWSYRRRDPPVFWLAVGAWLLTGVQGWLGSLVVSTNLLPVMVTIHMGLALLIVAMLLYAVDRAQMQDNPSINIRPQAGSNSGLQAVLWVGLLVTFGQIVLGTQVREQVDMVSAVANYANRAGWVAQLGSSFTVHRAFSAAVVVLVLYMAYELWSLGSYLRRLAQGMVAVLVLELLAGLVLAYGALPPAVQPVHLTLATVLFGLQFLGLLAVGRLNAKPKIGVPIQPAHRVVA from the coding sequence ATGCAAAACGCTGCTTACCGACGTTTCCGCTTCGTCGGGTTGCTCACTGTGGTAGCAATCTATTTATTGATTCTGGTAGGAGGAGTAGTTCGAAGCACTGGGTCGGGTATGGGGTGCCCTGATTGGCCGAAGTGTTTTGGTACTTGGGTGCCGCCTACTGACATTAGCCAACTGCCCGCTAATTATAAAGAGGTTTATACTGCGCAGCGCGTAGCTAAGAACCAAAAGCTTGCCCTTACGCTGCAGCGGATGGGATTCGCCCAGGTAGCAGGTAGCATTTTTGCCCATCCTACGCAGTATATAGAAACTGATTTCAATCCCGTTAAAACTTGGATTGAATACGTGAACCGCCTGCTAGGGGCCCTCATCGGCGTATTCGTGTTTTTGACGGCTGTATTCGCTTGGTCATACCGCCGCCGCGATCCTCCAGTATTTTGGCTGGCTGTGGGAGCCTGGCTGTTAACTGGTGTGCAAGGCTGGTTAGGTTCATTAGTGGTGTCAACCAACCTTTTGCCAGTAATGGTGACTATTCATATGGGGCTGGCTCTGCTAATCGTAGCTATGTTGCTGTATGCCGTGGACCGAGCTCAGATGCAAGACAACCCATCTATCAATATTCGCCCTCAAGCAGGCTCGAATAGCGGCTTACAGGCCGTATTGTGGGTAGGGCTTCTAGTCACGTTTGGGCAAATTGTGCTGGGAACCCAAGTGCGTGAGCAGGTAGATATGGTATCGGCAGTGGCAAACTATGCCAACCGTGCCGGTTGGGTTGCGCAGTTGGGCAGCAGTTTTACTGTGCACAGAGCATTCTCGGCAGCTGTAGTGGTACTGGTGTTGTATATGGCCTACGAGCTATGGTCGCTGGGGTCCTATTTGCGGCGACTGGCACAGGGCATGGTAGCTGTGCTGGTATTGGAACTACTTGCTGGCTTAGTGCTGGCATACGGGGCCCTGCCCCCAGCAGTGCAACCGGTGCACCTCACGCTGGCTACTGTATTGTTCGGGTTACAATTTCTCGGGCTGTTGGCCGTCGGGCGATTGAATGCTAAACCGAAAATTGGTGTGCCAATCCAGCCGGCCCACAGGGTTGTTGCGTAA